In Parageobacillus sp. KH3-4, the genomic window ACTTGCAAACGATCGAAGACTATAATAAAGGAATCGATATCTCGTTCGTACATATTGGGGAAGAAATGAGGCTTCCGCCCCGTTTGGAAGTTGCGGTGTTTCGCCTCGTTCAAGAAGCGGTACAAAATGCCCTGAAACATGCTGAAGCGACGAAAATTGAAGTGAAAACGGAAATGGGTAATAATAACCAGCTGCTTGTGGTGGTGAAAGATAACGGGAAAGGGTTTGACACAACTGTTAAAAAAGAAAATGCCTTTGGGTTAATGGGCATGAAAGAGCGGGTTGACTTGTTGGAAGGAACGTTAACTATTCGGTCGAAGATTGGGGCTGGCACGACGATTTTCATCCGTATTCCATTGAACATATAAGCACAATAACACTAAAAAAAGGAGGAGAGGCATCATGAAAACACGCATTGCCATTATTGACGATCATCAATTATTTCGTGAAGGGATGAAGCGGATTTTAGAATTTGAAGAGGAGTTTGAGGTGGTCGCCGAGGGGTCGGATGGAAGCGACGCGCTTGCAATTGTGGAACAATATCGTCCTGACATCGTCATCATGGATATTAACATGCCAAACATCAACGGAGTGGAGGCAACGAAACAGCTGATTGAAACGTATCCTGACACCAAAATTGTCGTTCTTTCGATTCATGATGACGAAAACTATGTGATGCGCGCATTGCAAATGGGCGCTACCGGCTATTTATTAAAAGAAATGGATGCAGATACGTTAATTGAGGCGGTGAAAATCGTCGCGGAAGGCGGCTCGTACTTGCATCCGAAGATTACGCATAATTTAATTCGCGAATACCGCCGGCTTTCGACTGGAAAAAGCGAGAAGGAGGAAGAAGGAAAGCGGGAAGCCCGCTGGCCGCTTCATCTGTTAACGCGCCGCGAATGTGAAGTGTTGCAGCTATTAGCAGACGGAAAAAGCAACCGTGGCATCGGCGAGGCGCTGTATATTAGCGAAAAAACGGTGAAAAACCATGTAAGCAATATTTTGCAAAAACTGAACGTGAATGATCGTACACAAGCGGTAATTGTCGCCATCAAAAACGGCTGGGTCGAAGTCCGCTAGTTTTCGTCGAAGATTGTCAAGCGCTTACCGAGTTGATGATAATGAAATTTGTTTCATTTTCCGCTACAATAGGTAACAAAAACGGATGGATGAGGAAGGTATGAACGATGAAAACAGCAATTGTAACGGATAGCACCGCATACATTCCAAAAGATGTGCGCGATAGGTTGAGAATTCGTATGATTCCGCTAAGCGTCGCGTTTGGCGGGGAAACGTATCGCGAGGAAATCGACATTAGCGCGGAACAATTTTATGAAAAAGTAAAGCAGCATAAAGAACTGCCGACGACATCCCAGCCAGCGGTTGGCGAGTTTGTCGAACTATTTACATCGCTCCGCGACGAAGGGTACGATGCGGTCATCAGCATCCATCTCTCGAGCGGCATCAGCGGGACATACCAAGGCGCGCTGACGGCAGGAAATATGGTCGATGGGCTGAAAGTATACGCGTACGATTCGGAAATCAGCTGCATGGCGCAAGGTTTTTACGCGATCGAAGCAGCGAAAATGGCGCTTGACGGAAAATCGCCGGAAGAAATCATCGCACGGATCGATGAAATGAAAAAAACGTTGCGCGCCTACTTTATGGTGGACGATTTGGCGCATCTGCAGCGCGGCGGAAGATTGACAGGTGCGCAGGCGTTTATCGGCGGTCTGCTGCAAATCAAGCCGCTGCTTCACTTTGAAAATAAAGTGATCGTTCCGTTTGAAAAAATTCGCACGCGTAAAAAAGCGATCAAGCGAATTGAAGAGCTATTGGCAGAAGACGCGGCAAAAGGCGTGCCGTTAAAAGCGGCGATCATTCACGCCAACCGCCCAGATGAGGCGGAACAATGGAAGCAGCAATTATCGAGCCTTTATCCGAACGTCGAATTTACCATTAGCTATTTCGGTCCCGTCATCGCCACCCACCTTGGCGAAGGCGCGTTAGGACTAACGTGGTATCAACCGTAATTTTTGGTGATGATGCGAAGTTTTCATGGATTTTATGGGAAAAGGAAGGAAGCCATCGCTCTTGCCCCCTAACAAAGTTACTCGATGTGCAAGAGAAACGGGAACAGAACGAAGGATGCAGCGCTTTTGGTTTCCGGCGTTCCGAGTTCGCTGGATTTAGAGACAAAATTTCTTTTGGTCCAGCAAATTTTACGCGCCATCAATAAAGTCATAAAGAGGCTGAAGCCTTAGACTTTGCATAAAAAGCAGCACACGGCGCTTTTATTTTCCGCTGGACCAAGAGCGGGATTTTGCCTAATGATTAAATTGGAACCATAAAGAACCTCTCGTTTATACGGTATAGGGATGAACAATAGGAAATGGAGGGAGTGTATGCGTTTTATCGCGGACAAAGGAAGGCTCATCCCCGAAGCGTTGGCAAAAAACGATAAAGATGCTAAACCGATCGCTCATATCGATTTCACGTCTTCGATCCAGCCAACCCCCGGGTTTCATTACTCCCCGGAACTCCTTTCATTTTTGGAAGGAAGACAGCTTCTTCTTGAAGAACTTCCATTTCCTCTCGATATCATTCGAATGCATTATGAACACGGTTATCTTTTCTATGAAAAAGGAATTGTGAAAACGAAACATGGATGGCGCTGCATGAGATGCGGAAACGAGGAAGCCCATTTTTTCTCCTCGTTTCCTTGCGACCGCTGCCATACAGTTTGTACGTATTGCCGCAAATGCATTATGATGGGACGCGTCAGCGAATGCACGCCACTTGTTGCCTCCCGCTTTTCTTTTCCGCAGCCCCGCTATCTTTCCCCACTTGCTTGGAACGGAACGTTATCCAAAGGACAACAGAGGGCCGCCGATGCGGTCGAAGACGCGATCGCGCAGAATAGCGAATTGCTTGTCTGGGCGGTGTGCGGAGCAGGCAAAACTGAGGTGCTGTTTCAAGGAATCGCGCGGGCGCTGGAGATGGGAAAGCGCGTATGCATCGCCACGCCAAGGACCGATGTCGTGCGCGAGCTTGCTCCCCGCTTGCGGCAGGTGTTTCCGAGCGTTCCATTGGTCGCCTTGTACGGCGGCAGTGAAGACCGCGGCAAATTCGCCCCACTTGTTATTTCCACCACCCATCAACTTTTACGGTTTTACCGCGCTTTTGACGTGATGGTGATTGATGAAGTTGATGCCTTTCCGTACTCCGTTGAGCCAATGCTCGAGTATGCCGCCGCAAAAGCGCGCAAAGCAGAGTCCAGCCTTATTTATTTGACTGCAACCCCTCATCCGGAATGGCAGCGGGAAATCAGGCGCGGCAAACAGAAAACTGTCACCATTCCCGCCCGCTATCACGGATTTCCCCTCCCTGTGCCGTCCTTCGAATGGTGCGGCAACTGGCGCAGGCAGTTAAGGCGCGGGCGCCTTCCCCGCAATGTGGCAGCATGGGTCCAATCCCGCATCGAAACAGAAAAACAAGCGTTTTTATTCGTCCCCCATATTGATGTGCTCGGGCAAGCCGTGCGTATCTTGAAGCAACGGGATGAGCGGATCGAAGGCGTTCACGCGGAAGATCCGGGGCGCGCGGAGAAAGTGCAGGCGTTTCGCGACGGCCGTATTCCGCTTCTTGTCACTACGACCATTTTAGAACGCGGCGTAACCGTTCCAAACATCGATGTCGCTGTGCTCGGTGCCGAAGACGATATTTTCACGGAAAGCGCGCTCGTGCAAATTGCTGGCCGCGTCGGCCGCAGCGCCCAATATCCGGACGGCGATGTCCGTTTTTTCCATTACGGAAAGACAAGGGGCATGGTTGCGGCGAAGCGGCAGATTGAAAGGATGAATAAGGAGGCGGCAGAAAGGGGGCTGTTGAGGACGCAATGAATTGTTTGATTTGCCACGCGCCGTACAATCCGATCGCGAGTTGGCAACATTTTCTGACGTTAAAAAAAGCGGACTGCCTCTGTGCGAAATGCCGCAACGCTTTGATGAAAATTAACGGAGAAATTTGCGATATTTGCGGCCGGCCTTTCGCTGGCCTTAAACCATCGCATCGCCAAAGGAGGTTATGCGCCGATTGCGTTCGTTGGCAAGAGGACGATGAATGGAAAGATGTGTTAACGAAAAATCGGTCGGTGTACATGTACAATGAATTTATGAAGGAAGTGGTCGCGCTTTGGAAATTTCGCGGCGACTACGCGATTGTCAAAGCGTTTCAGGAAGAGTTTTGCCGCGAATTTTACCGCCATTTTGACAATACCTTTCTGATCGTCCCGATTCCTCTCAGCGCTGAGCGCCTGTACGAACGCGGATTTAACCAAGCAAAGGCGCTTGCCGAGCTGCTTGCTCTCCCTATTCACGAATCGCTTTGTCGCCGTCATCTGGAAAAACAGTCAAAAAAATCGCGCCTTGAACGGCTGCGGACAGAAAACGTCTTTCGCCTGTCGGAAAAAGCGCCTTTGCAGGGCAAACATATTGTGTTAATCGACGACATTTATACGACAGGGGCAACATTAAGGCATGCGGCGAAAGTGTTGCTTAAGGCTGGCGCTGCCTCTGTTTCTTCGTTTACATTGGCAAGAGGTTAATATTGTAAGAAAACATGCCGATATTAAAAATAGTAAGGATAGTGCGGGAGCGTGAAATAAATGCAAGTTCGCAACGATTTAATCATGAGCGAGCTGGTACCGTTTTCTTTGAAAGAGGGAGAAACATTTTTCGCAACGATTAAGGAAAAGTTAAGCAACGATGAAGCGATTGTAACGGTGAAAGGGCAAGATGTGCTTGTTCGCTTTCAAGGAGAAATACCGAAGGAAGATAAAGTTGTTGTGCGAATTATCGGCATAAAAGATCATGTTTTACAAGTGCAAGCGGTACCGAAAACAGCGGAAACAAATGACGCGGCCGCCGTTTTATTCCCTGCCGGTGAATTAGAGAAAGCGGAACAAATCTTGCTTGCGCAAGGAATTCGCCTGTCTAAGGAAGAAAAATCGATATTAAGGCGCTTTTTTGAAAAAGCGAAAGGGACGCTGAATGAAAAATTGGAAACGGTACAGGCGCTTGCGAATAAAAAGCTGGAAGTGACCGAATCGCATCTGTGGGCCATCCATGAAGCGCTGCATGGCGAATCATTCGGCGAAGTATTAACGCAGCTGGCAGACCATCTCGCTCTTTTGCCGCGCTTACAATCTTCAATGGAGAACAGTTTACAAGCTTCGGTGGGGAACGGTTTACAAACTTCAGCGGAGAACAATTTGCAAATTTTGGAGGAGAACAGCCGCGATTTCGGCGGCAATGGCACGAAAGTTTTCCGCTCTCAAGCCGAAACAGACTTAATGGAAGAGCAAAGAGCCCCTCAAAAGGACCACATTTCTGCATCTGTAGAAACGGCAGAAGGGCAACAAACAGAATGGCCATATTGGAATGAGGAATGGATGCAAGCGTTCCCCGCTCCAGCCAAAAATATGATCGTGAAGACGATTACGGAAAAACTCTCACAAGCAGCGCTTGATTTTAAAAAACTGCAAATCGAAATGAATAAGAAGCTGGAAAACGCAGCGTTTTTGTTGAACAACGGGCAAACATCGGCGCGCCAGCAGGCAAAACAATTCGTCGAAGCCGTGATTCATACGTTAGACCGCGCTATTTTGCAAGGAGAGTTTATGCTTTTTACCGATATGAAAACGGAGAAGCAAATGCTTCAGGCAAGCGCGAAATTGGCGGAGGCGAAGCAGCTGCTTACTGAAGGAAAGCAGAGCGATGCTTTAAAAGTTGTGAATGAAGTAAAGAATTTGCTTGGAGGGCTTCGCTTTCAGCCAGCGGATGTAAAAGTGAAGCATTTTGTTTCCGCTTTTCATTTAAATGAAGATGAGCCAGAAGCGGTGCCGCAGCAGCTTTTGCCGCAACTGGCAAGGACATTAAAGTTTCCGCTCGGTGAGGAAATTTCGGCAAGAAATACGTTCGAACAATTCCGGCAATTAGGGTTTTACCATGAGAAAGATGTGTTCCACGCCTTACTGTCTAAACAGCCGGTCAGTGAACCGCAAAATATAAAGGCGTTGTTGTTGAAATTAAGCAAAGGAGAACCTAGCATGATCGTGCAGCAAGCCGAGCACGCTTTGGCGAATATGACAGGCCAGCAGCTGTTAAGCAAATTTGACGCCAGCAATCATATGCAAACGATGTTTTACCAAGTGCCGGTGTTATTGCACGATCAAATTGAAACGGTCCATATTTATTTAAATTCCCGAAATGATGGGGGAAAGCTTGATTGGCAAAATTGCAGCCTGTACTTTTTGCTCGACACGGAAAAATACGGGAAAATCGGGATTTTACTACAGGCATTGGAAAGAGATTTGACGGTGACCATTAAAACGGATAGCGCGAAACTTACCGAAGCATTAAAAGCATTAACAGAAACGACTAAAGAAAATCTGGAGGAAATCGGCTACAATGTGAAAGGAATTACTTTTGCGAAAATGAATAATAAAGAAGAACAAAAGACAGTGGCGGAAACAATGAAAACGAACGAAAGAAATAGCGGGAAAGGGTATGATTGGAAGGTATGAAAAACGGTTATCAACATTTTGCCGCGCTGGCAAGTTATCAAAACGGAGCCGATCAGCTGTCGGAACCTAAAATCAACACTGTAAACGAAATGATCAAGCGGGCGCAGCAGCAACACGTTCCCATGCAAGACGATCCATCGCTTGTCAAACATTTAGTCGACCCGGAAAATCGCGTTCCTTCACAGCTTTATGCGGTTATTGGGGAAATTTTGAAATTAATTAAAAGCATCGAACAACAATAGGGGAGATTCATGTGGAAATTCAAAAAATCACAAAAGCGAATATGATGAACGTAAGCAAAAAAGAGGCAGCTGCTTCCTCGTCTGTATCGTTTGCGGAAGTCGTGGCAAAGCAAAACGAAGAACTCGCGCTTGAACGGTTTCATCAGCTTGCGAAAGAAATCGAAGAACAAGGAAAAAAATTAGCGGAATCGCGTTCGGTGGAAGATTTGCGAAAATATAAAAAGCTTGTGAAAAAGCTGCTGGATGATGCGGTAAAAAACGGCTTGCGATTGTCAGAACAACATGGTTTCAATTGGAGCGGACGTTCGCGTTTGTACAAAATGGTGAAAGAAGTGGATAAAAAGTTAATAGATTTAACGAATGCTGTATTGCAAAAAGAAAAACAAGGAATCGGCCTTTTAAGCACCATCGGGGAAATCCAAGGGTTAATTATCAATATTTATACGTAAGCGTTCCTTAGTCTTATATAATAAAAGGAGAGAGGAAATATGGGGAGGATAAGCAATGAATTTAGCAAATTGCCCAAACTGCGGACGTTTGTTTGTAAGAAATTCGTTTCGTGATATTTGCGAGAACTGCTATAAAGAAGAAGAAGAGGCTTTCAAAACCGTTTACGATTTTTTGCGAAAAAGAGAAAACCGCATGGCGACAATGGCGCAAATTGTCGACGCAACGGGAGTGAAGGAATCGCTGCTGATTAAATTTATTCAAAGCGGCCGCCTAAAACTCGCGCAATTTCCGAATTTAACGTACCCTTGCGCCCGCTGCGGCGCGTTGATTCGCCAAGGAAAACTGTGCGAAAATTGTTTAAAAGACTTAAATGAACAGCTAGAAGCGCTGCAAAGAGAAGAAGAAAGAAAACGTCAGGCAAGAAGCGTTTATTATACGAAAAAGAACGCCGAAAATAAATTTTGAATTGTTGTAAACAATCTTTTGCATTTGCCGATAATATAGATAGAAGTTGCGGTAACGGCATAGGGCATGTAAAAGGGGGGATTTTCATGAGAATTGACAAATTCGGCTTGACAGGCATTAACCCTTACAAACACCAGTTTGATAAAGAGACGCAAGTGAAAAAAACTGCAATTAGCCAAGATAAAGTGGAAATTTCCGAGGCGGCGAAAGAGCTGCAGCAACTTTCCCAATGGACGGCCGAACATCAGGAAAAAGTGCGCAAGCTAAAGGAGCAAGTGCAAAACGGGACATATAAAATTGACGCAAAGGAAATCGCGAAAAGTGTATATCAATTTTACTTTGACAATTAAAAGGAAATCAGTATTACGCGTAATACTGGTTTAATTTTTATGTACTTTTTAGGGAGAGATTGGATTGTCTGCCAAACAATTGATAGAGCTGCTGGAAAAGCATGTGAAACTGCATAAGGGTTTGTTGGAGTTGGCAAACAAAAAAACGGAAGTGCTAAAAAAAGGCGATACGGAAGCGCTGAATGGAATTGTGAAAGAGGAGCAAAAATATATTGCGGCCATTGATCGTGTTGAGCAGGAACGCATTCTTGTTGTTAACGCGATGATAGGCGAAGCGAATGAACCGACGTTAACAGCGTGCATTTTGCAAACAGAAGGAACAGAACGGGCAATGCTTGAGAAACTGCGGGATGATTTATCAGCGGTGATATTGGAATTAAAAAGTGTGAATCAATTAAACGAGCAGCTGGCCAAGCAATCATTGCAATTTGTCCATGTTATGCTGGATATGCTCATGCCGCAGCCAAAAGAAGTGAATTATCAAAACCCGAATATGGCGCCGTCTTCATATGAAGGCGGGAGTTCACTATTTGATTCCAAAGCTTAGCGAACAAGCAACTTTCACGTATTGGGGGGGAAATGCGATGCTATCGACGTTTCATGGCTTAGAAGTAGCCAAACGAGGCATATTTACTCAGCAATCGGCATTGTATGTGACCGCGCATAATATTGCCAACGCGAATACGCCCGGTTATTCGCGCCAGCGCGTCAATTTTGTCGAAACGGAGCCGTTTCCGCCAGCTTCGATGAACCGTCCGCAAATTCCGGGACAAATGGGGACGGGGGTCGAAGCGGGGTCTATACAACGAATACGCGATAGCTTCTTAGACTATCAATATCGCAATGAAGCTAGTAAATTAGGTTATTGGAGCACACGTTCAGAAGCGATCGCAAAAATGGAAGATATTATGAATGAGCCGAGTGAATTTGGTCTCAGTCAGGCGATGACGCAGTTTTGGGAAGCGCTGCAAGATTTAAGCACCAATCCGGAAAATGAAGGGGCGCGCGCTGTTGTGCGCCAACGCGGGGTAGCAGTGGCAGAATCTTTTAATTACCTTTACAGTTCTTTATCGCAAATTCGCGACGATTTAGGGCAAGAAATTAAAACAGGTTTATTAGAAGTGAACTCGATTTTGAAGCAAATTAGTGAACTGAATGAGCAAATTAAAGCTGTTGAACCGAACGGTTATTTGCCAAATGACCTTTATGATAAACGTGATGCCCTTGTCGATGAACTATCAAAATATTTTCAGGTAAAGGTGGAAACAGTTCCTTCTGGCGGGAACGCTCTAGATATAGCAGAAGGAATTTATGAAATTTCACTTGTTAATCAAGATGGATCCACAGTAAAAATAGTGACGAAAGACAGCTATTCGAAGCTTTCGGTATCCCCTTCCATTTCGGGAGACCCAACGAACCCAGATGGATATATTTCTGAGATTCGAATCGAAGATGTTCTCGGAAACATAACAACAATAAGTTACAACAAGTTTGACAGTTTAGCGAGCGGCAGAATTAAATCATTAATTGAAGCTTATGGCTACGGCTCTGACCCAGATAATGTGAAAGGCTATTATCCTGATATGCTTGCCGATTTAGATAAAATGGCGTATTCGTTTGCTACTATGTTTAATGCACAACATCGAGAGGGATATGATCTTAACAATTCGAATGGAGTAGATTTTTTTGAAATGAATGTAAGTGATAATACAACAGGAAAAGGTGCAGCGGCTTCGATTAAAGTTTCTGATGTAATCATGAGCGATCTTGGGAAGATTGCTGCATCTTCGAAGAGTGGGGAATCTGGAAACGGCAATAATGCTCTTTATTTATCCATGATTAAAGATGTTCAAATTACTAATGGTTCAGCCACTCTGCCAAGTGGTAGCGGAACGACGGTTAGCGTGCCTATTACTGGCGGAACGGTGCAAACATTTTATCAAGGGCTTATTGGGAAAATCGGCGTCGATGGACAACAAGCTGAGAGAATGAAAACTAATGCGGAGACGCTCGCAACTTCTGTTGACAACAACCGTCAATCTGTCAGTTCTGTTTCACTGGATGAAGAAATGACGAATATGATTAAATTCCAGCATGCTTATAACGCAGCTGCTCGCATGATTACAGCAATCGATGAAATACTCGATAAAATTATTAACGATATGGGGATTGTTGGAAGGTAGGTGATTGGTCATGAGGGTTACACAGTTTATGCTGGCGAATAATATGCTGCGAAATTTATCGAATAGTTATGAGCGGCTCGGAAAATATCAAGAACAGTTAGCGACAGGGAAAAAAATTTCCCGCCCTTCCGATGATCCAGTTGTGGCGATGAAAGGAATAGCTTATCGGGAGGATTTAGCGCGTGTAAAACAATATCAGCGCAACATTGGAGAAGTTCATAACTGGATTGATAGCGCAGATGACGCATTAGATAAAGTTGGACTCGCTTTGCAGCGCATACAGGAACTTGTTGTCCAAGCATCAACTGATACAGCTACTCCAGAAGACCGCAAAAAAATTGCTGATGAAATTGACCAGATCCAAAAGCACATTGTCGATGTTGCCAACACGAGAGTCGGTGGTAAATATATTTTTAACGGAGCGGATACGAAAAATCCGTTGTTTATCGGCTATCCGGGAGAAACAGGTTTTGCGGTAAACGGCAATCAAGGCGATGTCGAAATTGAAGTGTTTGATGGTATTAAGTTAGATGTCAATATTGATGGGAAAACTTTATTTACCGGAATTATCGGGATGTTGGATAATTTAAAGGCGGCTTTAAATGATCCGAACAGCACTGGGAGCACGATTGATGGTTATTTAAGCCAAGTTGAAGCGCAACAAGACGCTTTGTTATCGGCCCGTTCGGAACTTGGTGCGAAGCAAAACCGAGTTGAGATGATGGAAAACCGCTTGTCCACACAAGAAGAGATTGCGACAAAATTAATGTCCAACAACGAAGATATCGATTACGAAAAAACGATTACCGACCTTATTTCACAAGAGAGCGTGCATCGCGCTGCTTTAAGCGTCGGCGCGCGCATTATTCAGCCTACATTGGTTGATTTCCTCCGTTAACAAAGGGAAAAGGTGAGCAACATGAATTTCCCGCAAATACAAATTCGCACGACAAGAGCGATTCTCGGTTTACATATTGAAAAGCCGATTCAGCACATCGAGCAGCCGAAAGCAGATCTGCATATTGAACAAAAACCGGCAACGCTTACGATTGACTCCAAACCGGCCCGGTTGACGATTGACCAGTCAAAAGCATGGAGCGATATGGGGTTGCTTGATCCGTTTGATTCTACAAGAAAATTTGCTGAGGAAGGCCGTGAAGCGCTGTTGGAAGGCATTGCCCGCCGCGCGCAAGAAGGAGACCGGCTCATGAAAATTGAAAATGGAGGCAATGCAATTGCGGCGATTGCGGCTGAAAAAGGCTTCCATTCTTATAAACAGCTTGGAATAAAATTTATCCCTTCTGTTCATAGTGTAGATATTGGCTACCAACCAGGTTATTTGGATATTAAAATTGATGCAAATAAACCAATTATTGATGTTAAAGTGAATAAACCGATTCATGAATACAGACCGGGAGATGTGTCCGGTTATATGATCCAATACCCATCTATCAAAATCGATGTGAAATATTAACAGAAAAGCGGTGCCGTTGCGGTGTACCGCTTTTTTTGTGAAAATGGGAAAGGAGCTTTTCGCTATGAAAATAACATCAAAATTTTTAGGAGAAATTGAAATAAATGAAGAACAAATTATCCATTTTCCAACCGGGATACCTGGATTTGAAGAAGAAAAGCAATTTGTCATTTTGCCGTTAGAAGAACAATCGCCGTTTGCGATTTTGCAGTCTGTTCGTCATAGCCATGTTGGTTTTGTCATTGCGTATCCGTTTTCTTTTTATCCTGATTACGCGTTCAATTTAGCAGAAGAAGATATTAAAAAGCTGAAACTAAATTCTCCTGATGATTGCTTGACATATACGATTATGACGTTAAAAGAGCCGTTTGCTGATTCCACCATTAACTTAAAAGCACCAATCGTTATTAACGTGAAAGAAAAAATAGGCAAACAACTTATTCTTCATGACAGCGACTATCCGATCCGTTTTCCGTTGTCCGAGGTGCGCGGGAAGGAGGAAGAATAATGCTTGTTCTCACCCGCAAGAAAAATGAATCGATCATGATTGGCGATTCGATTGAAATTAAAGTGCTTGCCATCGAAGGAGAACAAATAAAACTCGGCATCATTGCGCCGAAACATATCGACGTCTACAGAAAAGAAA contains:
- a CDS encoding response regulator transcription factor yields the protein MKTRIAIIDDHQLFREGMKRILEFEEEFEVVAEGSDGSDALAIVEQYRPDIVIMDINMPNINGVEATKQLIETYPDTKIVVLSIHDDENYVMRALQMGATGYLLKEMDADTLIEAVKIVAEGGSYLHPKITHNLIREYRRLSTGKSEKEEEGKREARWPLHLLTRRECEVLQLLADGKSNRGIGEALYISEKTVKNHVSNILQKLNVNDRTQAVIVAIKNGWVEVR
- a CDS encoding DegV family protein, which produces MKTAIVTDSTAYIPKDVRDRLRIRMIPLSVAFGGETYREEIDISAEQFYEKVKQHKELPTTSQPAVGEFVELFTSLRDEGYDAVISIHLSSGISGTYQGALTAGNMVDGLKVYAYDSEISCMAQGFYAIEAAKMALDGKSPEEIIARIDEMKKTLRAYFMVDDLAHLQRGGRLTGAQAFIGGLLQIKPLLHFENKVIVPFEKIRTRKKAIKRIEELLAEDAAKGVPLKAAIIHANRPDEAEQWKQQLSSLYPNVEFTISYFGPVIATHLGEGALGLTWYQP
- a CDS encoding DEAD/DEAH box helicase, which codes for MRFIADKGRLIPEALAKNDKDAKPIAHIDFTSSIQPTPGFHYSPELLSFLEGRQLLLEELPFPLDIIRMHYEHGYLFYEKGIVKTKHGWRCMRCGNEEAHFFSSFPCDRCHTVCTYCRKCIMMGRVSECTPLVASRFSFPQPRYLSPLAWNGTLSKGQQRAADAVEDAIAQNSELLVWAVCGAGKTEVLFQGIARALEMGKRVCIATPRTDVVRELAPRLRQVFPSVPLVALYGGSEDRGKFAPLVISTTHQLLRFYRAFDVMVIDEVDAFPYSVEPMLEYAAAKARKAESSLIYLTATPHPEWQREIRRGKQKTVTIPARYHGFPLPVPSFEWCGNWRRQLRRGRLPRNVAAWVQSRIETEKQAFLFVPHIDVLGQAVRILKQRDERIEGVHAEDPGRAEKVQAFRDGRIPLLVTTTILERGVTVPNIDVAVLGAEDDIFTESALVQIAGRVGRSAQYPDGDVRFFHYGKTRGMVAAKRQIERMNKEAAERGLLRTQ
- a CDS encoding ComF family protein produces the protein MNCLICHAPYNPIASWQHFLTLKKADCLCAKCRNALMKINGEICDICGRPFAGLKPSHRQRRLCADCVRWQEDDEWKDVLTKNRSVYMYNEFMKEVVALWKFRGDYAIVKAFQEEFCREFYRHFDNTFLIVPIPLSAERLYERGFNQAKALAELLALPIHESLCRRHLEKQSKKSRLERLRTENVFRLSEKAPLQGKHIVLIDDIYTTGATLRHAAKVLLKAGAASVSSFTLARG
- a CDS encoding flagellar biosynthesis protein FlhB yields the protein MKNGYQHFAALASYQNGADQLSEPKINTVNEMIKRAQQQHVPMQDDPSLVKHLVDPENRVPSQLYAVIGEILKLIKSIEQQ
- a CDS encoding YaaR family protein, producing the protein MEIQKITKANMMNVSKKEAAASSSVSFAEVVAKQNEELALERFHQLAKEIEEQGKKLAESRSVEDLRKYKKLVKKLLDDAVKNGLRLSEQHGFNWSGRSRLYKMVKEVDKKLIDLTNAVLQKEKQGIGLLSTIGEIQGLIINIYT
- a CDS encoding TIGR03826 family flagellar region protein — protein: MNLANCPNCGRLFVRNSFRDICENCYKEEEEAFKTVYDFLRKRENRMATMAQIVDATGVKESLLIKFIQSGRLKLAQFPNLTYPCARCGALIRQGKLCENCLKDLNEQLEALQREEERKRQARSVYYTKKNAENKF
- the flgM gene encoding flagellar biosynthesis anti-sigma factor FlgM, with protein sequence MRIDKFGLTGINPYKHQFDKETQVKKTAISQDKVEISEAAKELQQLSQWTAEHQEKVRKLKEQVQNGTYKIDAKEIAKSVYQFYFDN
- a CDS encoding flagellar protein FlgN; protein product: MSAKQLIELLEKHVKLHKGLLELANKKTEVLKKGDTEALNGIVKEEQKYIAAIDRVEQERILVVNAMIGEANEPTLTACILQTEGTERAMLEKLRDDLSAVILELKSVNQLNEQLAKQSLQFVHVMLDMLMPQPKEVNYQNPNMAPSSYEGGSSLFDSKA
- the flgK gene encoding flagellar hook-associated protein FlgK, whose protein sequence is MLSTFHGLEVAKRGIFTQQSALYVTAHNIANANTPGYSRQRVNFVETEPFPPASMNRPQIPGQMGTGVEAGSIQRIRDSFLDYQYRNEASKLGYWSTRSEAIAKMEDIMNEPSEFGLSQAMTQFWEALQDLSTNPENEGARAVVRQRGVAVAESFNYLYSSLSQIRDDLGQEIKTGLLEVNSILKQISELNEQIKAVEPNGYLPNDLYDKRDALVDELSKYFQVKVETVPSGGNALDIAEGIYEISLVNQDGSTVKIVTKDSYSKLSVSPSISGDPTNPDGYISEIRIEDVLGNITTISYNKFDSLASGRIKSLIEAYGYGSDPDNVKGYYPDMLADLDKMAYSFATMFNAQHREGYDLNNSNGVDFFEMNVSDNTTGKGAAASIKVSDVIMSDLGKIAASSKSGESGNGNNALYLSMIKDVQITNGSATLPSGSGTTVSVPITGGTVQTFYQGLIGKIGVDGQQAERMKTNAETLATSVDNNRQSVSSVSLDEEMTNMIKFQHAYNAAARMITAIDEILDKIINDMGIVGR
- the flgL gene encoding flagellar hook-associated protein FlgL gives rise to the protein MRVTQFMLANNMLRNLSNSYERLGKYQEQLATGKKISRPSDDPVVAMKGIAYREDLARVKQYQRNIGEVHNWIDSADDALDKVGLALQRIQELVVQASTDTATPEDRKKIADEIDQIQKHIVDVANTRVGGKYIFNGADTKNPLFIGYPGETGFAVNGNQGDVEIEVFDGIKLDVNIDGKTLFTGIIGMLDNLKAALNDPNSTGSTIDGYLSQVEAQQDALLSARSELGAKQNRVEMMENRLSTQEEIATKLMSNNEDIDYEKTITDLISQESVHRAALSVGARIIQPTLVDFLR
- a CDS encoding DUF6470 family protein produces the protein MNFPQIQIRTTRAILGLHIEKPIQHIEQPKADLHIEQKPATLTIDSKPARLTIDQSKAWSDMGLLDPFDSTRKFAEEGREALLEGIARRAQEGDRLMKIENGGNAIAAIAAEKGFHSYKQLGIKFIPSVHSVDIGYQPGYLDIKIDANKPIIDVKVNKPIHEYRPGDVSGYMIQYPSIKIDVKY